The following are encoded in a window of Impatiens glandulifera chromosome 5, dImpGla2.1, whole genome shotgun sequence genomic DNA:
- the LOC124938719 gene encoding protein LIGHT-DEPENDENT SHORT HYPOCOTYLS 10 gives MMSIERGKIPMESQTSTQPSMGEDPSSQHTPSRYESQKRRDWNTFVQFLKNQRPPVPLSSCTGVHVLNFLRYLDQFGKTKVHALGCVFYGHPEPLGPCSCPLRQAWGSLDALVGRLRAAYEENGGTQESNPLAGSVIRVYLREVKEKQAKARGIPYKKKMKSKKKVGSPS, from the coding sequence ATGATGTCAATCGAAAGAGGCAAAATTCCTATGGAGTCTCAAACCTCGACGCAGCCTTCCATGGGCGAGGATCCATCATCACAACACACGCCAAGCCGATATGAGTCTCAAAAGCGGCGTGATTGGAACACCTTCGTCCAGTTCCTCAAAAACCAGCGTCCACCGGTGCCTCTCTCAAGTTGCACCGGTGTACATGTCTTGAACTTTCTTAGATATCTCGACCAGTTCGGGAAAACTAAGGTTCACGCACTAGGATGCGTGTTCTATGGGCATCCTGAGCCTCTCGGACCATGTTCCTGTCCATTGAGACAGGCATGGGGAAGTCTGGATGCCCTTGTTGGTCGGCTCCGGGCAGCCTACGAGGAAAACGGAGGCACCCAGGAGTCAAACCCATTAGCCGGATCTGTCATTAGGGTTTATCTAAGGGAAGTGAAAGAGAAACAAGCCAAAGCCAGAGGGATCCCTTATAAGAAAAAGATGAAGTCGAAGAAGAAAGTTGGAAGCCCTAGTTAG
- the LOC124938231 gene encoding trihelix transcription factor ASIL2-like codes for MDEGDGDTGASSLATAIRVPPPSHTPPMPIREDCWSEEATYTLVEAWGERFLELNRGNLRQKHWQEVADAVNADHGHTKKARRTDVQCKNRIDTLKKKYKIEKARVSESAGSYLSPWTFYARLDELIGSSYKPSPSSAPVPSRRKSSPATIVLPPLATFPVGPRSKRPVPTILPAVVDNFRRNFSAIAAAAAATDAGEDSDTSRSRSSAASRKRKGDGDGLEGLLPLARAIEKFGQIYERVEDSKQRQLIELEKQRMQFAKDLEIQRMKLYMDSQIHLEKMKRAKRTPEADDEEYL; via the exons ATGGATGAAGGTGACGGAGACACAGGAGCTTCTTCTCTAGCCACCGCAATCAGGGTTCCACCGCCTTCTCACACGCCGCCGATGCCGATACGCGAAGACTGTTGGTCGGAGGAGGCTACATACACCCTCGTCGAGGCATGGGGAGAGAGATTTCTTGAACTCAATCGCGGTAATCTCCGACAGAAGCACTGGCAGGAAGTAGCCGATGCCGTCAACGCTGACCACGGCCACACCAAGAAGGCTCGCCGGACCGACGTCCAGTGTAAGAACCGGATCGATACTTTAAAAAAGAAGTACAAGATCGAGAAGGCTAGGGTTTCTGAATCTGCTGGTAGTTATCTTAGTCCTTGGACCTTTTACGCTAGGTTGGATGAGTTAATCGGTTCTTCATACAAACCGTCTCCATCGTCGGCGCCGGTGCCGTCTCGCCGGAAGTCTTCCCCGGCCACAATTGTCCTCCCTCCTCTCGCTACATTCCCTGTTGGACCCCGATCGAAGCGTCCTGTGCCGACTATATTGCCGGCGGTGGTCGATAACTTTCGTCGGAATTTCTCTGCAATAGCAGCGGCTGCCGCCGCTACTGATGCTGGTGAAGATTCGGATACGTCGAGATCAAGGTCGAGTGCTGCTAGTCGAAAGCGGAAGGGAGATGGAGATGGGTTGGAGGGGCTGCTACCGTTGGCAAGGGCTATTGAAAAGTTTGGACAAATATATGAAAGAGTTGAGGATTCAAAGCAGAGGCAGCTGATAGAGTTGGAGAAGCAGAGAATGCAGTTCGCTAAGGACTTAGAGATTCAAAGGATGAAGCTTTACATGGACTCACAGATTCATCTTGAGAAGATGAAGCGGGCAAAGCGAACTCCTGAAGCTG ATGATGAAGAATATCTATAG